One Lachnospiraceae bacterium C1.1 genomic region harbors:
- a CDS encoding ABC transporter substrate-binding protein, whose translation MKRKAAALIFALTFVTGALTGCAGSLGYDEAAISELNESLITVGFAQVGAESDWRTSCTNSVMEAFSVENGFNLIFSDAQQKQENQIKAVRDFISQDVDYIIIDPITESGWDQSLKEAENAGIPVIIVDRRVDSDDSLYTAAVGSDFELEGKKACAYLQAYLEKTGYNGDVNIVDIQGTMGASATIGRSQAFDDAAKKYGWNVLAQETGEFTQAKGQEVMESILKRFDNVNVVYCENDNEAFGARDAIEAAGKKVGSDIAAGEILILSFDTTKAGLTETLNGTILVDTECNPLYGDILASMVKTLEDGGTLDKHTYIEEYQYSARPEVTSVTVDGVEYPVTILTQEILDERPY comes from the coding sequence ATGAAAAGAAAGGCAGCGGCGTTAATTTTTGCTTTGACTTTTGTTACGGGAGCTCTTACAGGGTGTGCAGGGTCGCTCGGCTATGATGAAGCGGCAATAAGTGAATTAAATGAGTCATTGATCACTGTTGGCTTCGCACAGGTCGGTGCTGAATCTGACTGGAGGACATCCTGTACGAATTCGGTTATGGAGGCTTTTTCCGTAGAAAATGGTTTTAACCTGATATTCAGTGATGCTCAGCAGAAACAGGAAAACCAGATCAAAGCTGTACGTGATTTTATCAGTCAGGATGTGGATTATATAATCATTGATCCTATTACGGAATCCGGCTGGGATCAGTCGTTAAAAGAGGCGGAAAATGCAGGGATACCTGTGATCATAGTGGATCGAAGAGTTGATTCGGATGATTCTCTCTATACTGCAGCCGTCGGCTCTGATTTTGAACTGGAAGGAAAGAAAGCGTGTGCATATCTGCAGGCTTATTTGGAGAAAACAGGTTATAACGGTGATGTAAATATTGTTGATATTCAGGGAACCATGGGAGCTTCGGCGACTATTGGCAGATCGCAGGCATTTGATGATGCTGCCAAAAAGTATGGTTGGAACGTATTGGCACAGGAAACAGGAGAGTTTACCCAGGCTAAAGGGCAGGAGGTAATGGAGTCTATTCTCAAGCGCTTTGACAATGTTAATGTTGTTTATTGCGAGAATGACAATGAGGCTTTTGGTGCAAGAGATGCCATTGAGGCGGCCGGAAAGAAGGTCGGTTCAGATATTGCAGCAGGAGAGATACTTATATTATCTTTTGATACCACAAAAGCCGGGCTAACAGAAACACTTAACGGAACTATTCTTGTAGATACTGAATGCAATCCGCTCTATGGTGATATACTTGCTTCGATGGTCAAAACCCTGGAAGATGGTGGGACTCTCGATAAGCACACCTATATTGAAGAATATCAGTATTCGGCAAGACCAGAAGTTACAAGTGTTACTGTTGACGGAGTGGAGTATCCGGTCACTATTCTTACACAGGAGATTCTGGACGAGAGACCCTATTAA
- a CDS encoding histidine kinase yields MLNLKNLSIKKRLTIMCAACLIPMIIIIVYLIYELQGLCMSYDRIAQNITLANSYNIEFEEEMNSVTYQMAARSLTKNNVQEKLEMIGPDMLIENARESFKELGQTSYSRKSREQLVSLDKVLDTLQLNVDNLNASIEEGGHYDEDMESLDSNIYVITDLVQDDITKYIYFESTNMEQIRQTLNKRKNMIIMSSFIILLIIIAFNLFQSYYISSSITKPVGKLVKATEEVGNGNFNVNINAEEYGNSDKNEIAVLGRSFNKMTHEISDLVENIRHEQENSRILEMKLLQNQISPHFLYNTLDNIVWLSEDGRKEDVAGIVTSLSQFMRTTLSGGNDFVSIGTEIAHVDAYLQIQSFRYSDILVYEIQVPEMLYKYKVIKMTLQPIVENALYHGIKNKRSGGKIVIKAAEVEDSIKLVVEDNGMGMLAENLERVRGLIDGTVAPSEDNSGFGIANVTKRLKLNYGEKTRINVNSEYGIGTKVEIFIPKQLN; encoded by the coding sequence ATGTTAAATTTGAAGAATTTATCCATAAAAAAGAGGCTCACTATAATGTGTGCCGCTTGTCTGATACCGATGATCATAATAATAGTTTATCTGATCTATGAGCTTCAGGGACTTTGTATGTCTTATGACCGTATAGCACAGAATATTACTTTGGCTAATAGTTATAATATTGAATTTGAAGAGGAAATGAATTCGGTAACTTATCAGATGGCGGCGCGTTCGCTGACTAAAAATAATGTTCAGGAAAAGCTTGAGATGATAGGTCCTGATATGCTTATCGAAAATGCAAGAGAAAGCTTTAAGGAGCTTGGTCAGACATCATACAGCAGAAAGTCAAGGGAACAGCTGGTCTCTTTGGATAAGGTTCTTGATACACTTCAGCTTAATGTAGATAATCTCAATGCATCCATAGAAGAGGGCGGACATTATGACGAGGACATGGAGAGTCTTGACAGCAATATATACGTCATAACCGACCTCGTACAGGATGACATTACGAAATATATTTATTTTGAATCTACAAATATGGAGCAGATAAGACAGACTCTTAATAAGAGAAAAAATATGATAATAATGAGTTCGTTTATAATTCTTCTTATTATTATCGCTTTTAATCTCTTTCAGTCATATTACATTTCCAGCAGTATCACAAAACCGGTAGGAAAACTTGTTAAGGCGACAGAGGAAGTCGGCAACGGAAATTTCAATGTTAATATAAACGCAGAAGAATACGGTAATTCAGATAAGAATGAAATTGCCGTACTCGGAAGAAGCTTTAATAAAATGACACATGAGATTTCAGATCTGGTTGAAAATATCAGGCATGAACAGGAAAATTCCAGAATACTTGAAATGAAGCTTTTACAAAATCAGATCAGTCCGCATTTTCTTTATAACACCCTGGATAACATTGTCTGGCTTTCAGAGGACGGAAGGAAAGAGGATGTTGCAGGAATAGTTACATCCCTTTCACAGTTTATGAGGACAACTCTGTCGGGAGGAAACGACTTTGTATCCATAGGAACAGAGATCGCGCATGTGGATGCATATCTTCAGATCCAGTCCTTCAGATATAGTGATATACTGGTTTACGAAATTCAGGTGCCTGAAATGCTTTACAAATATAAGGTGATAAAGATGACTTTACAGCCTATAGTGGAAAACGCTCTTTATCATGGTATAAAAAATAAAAGAAGCGGCGGCAAGATAGTCATTAAGGCAGCTGAGGTTGAGGACAGCATTAAATTGGTCGTTGAAGATAATGGAATGGGTATGCTGGCAGAAAATCTCGAAAGAGTCAGGGGGCTGATCGACGGAACTGTAGCGCCTTCTGAGGATAATTCGGGATTTGGAATAGCAAATGTTACAAAAAGGCTTAAATTAAATTATGGCGAAAAGACAAGGATAAATGTTAACAGCGAATATGGAATAGGAACGAAAGTGGAGATATTTATTCCGAAGCAGCTTAATTAA
- a CDS encoding response regulator, whose translation MVKLFLVEDEKIMRDGIKKHIDWKSEDIDFSGEASDGELAYPLILKAKPDILVTDIKMPFMDGLELSRLVKKELPDVKIIILSGYDEFKYAQEAVSIGVEEYLLKPISPPKLLETIKGVQKKIEENKKNESMLDDWSKEELLEKNAIEQQKLFRALVSGQMTMPELLEAGRKLDMDLTASFYEISIFNFTLPGETGDAYSEKQNAFGSQVLDEIDELDGCYLFDRGTEGFAILTLGESKEKVRKKDDDAIARIIEAAESIEDGNYFVGVGTPVNRLSSLGQSYDDANRAFSYRYFKEPNQVIYANEISSPGTDNIDVDVSMVASNEKSKGVYEKFLRSGSADEAHHFIKEVFSSFGEKNINSILFLNYITMDLYFATISFIQDLGYKASDVSEEFEDINAAIKSINNYKDAQAYLERGLEGAIALRDSNSVKKYSVILKKVMAYIDENYDKDDISLNTVASIANISPNHFSTIFSSEVGVTFIEYLINKRMEHARELLMTTNMRSSEIAYKVGYKDPHYFSYMFKKTQGMTTREYRARGK comes from the coding sequence ATGGTAAAGCTTTTTTTGGTAGAAGATGAAAAAATAATGCGAGATGGAATAAAAAAGCATATCGACTGGAAGAGTGAAGACATCGATTTTTCGGGAGAGGCAAGTGACGGGGAGCTTGCTTATCCGCTCATTCTGAAAGCAAAGCCGGATATACTGGTTACAGATATCAAAATGCCTTTTATGGACGGTTTGGAACTTTCGAGACTTGTAAAAAAGGAGCTTCCTGATGTAAAGATAATAATTCTGTCAGGCTATGACGAATTTAAATATGCCCAGGAGGCTGTTTCAATAGGTGTCGAAGAATATCTCTTAAAGCCGATCTCACCGCCGAAACTGTTGGAGACTATAAAAGGAGTTCAGAAAAAGATCGAGGAAAATAAAAAGAATGAATCTATGCTTGATGACTGGTCTAAGGAAGAACTTCTTGAGAAAAATGCCATAGAGCAGCAAAAGCTTTTCAGGGCTTTGGTAAGCGGCCAGATGACAATGCCGGAACTTCTTGAGGCAGGTAGAAAGCTTGATATGGATCTGACAGCAAGTTTTTACGAGATAAGCATTTTTAACTTTACACTTCCGGGGGAAACAGGAGATGCTTATTCTGAAAAGCAGAATGCCTTTGGCTCTCAGGTACTTGATGAAATAGATGAGCTGGATGGCTGCTATCTTTTTGACAGAGGTACTGAAGGCTTTGCGATACTTACTCTGGGCGAAAGCAAGGAAAAAGTACGCAAAAAGGACGATGATGCTATTGCAAGGATCATAGAAGCAGCAGAATCAATAGAGGACGGAAATTATTTTGTGGGTGTCGGAACACCGGTCAACAGGCTGAGCAGCCTCGGACAATCCTATGATGATGCCAATAGGGCATTTTCCTACAGATATTTCAAAGAACCTAATCAGGTTATATATGCTAATGAAATAAGCAGTCCGGGTACTGATAATATCGATGTCGATGTATCAATGGTCGCATCGAATGAAAAGAGTAAGGGCGTATATGAAAAATTCTTAAGAAGCGGATCGGCTGATGAGGCACATCACTTTATAAAAGAAGTTTTTTCATCATTTGGAGAAAAAAATATAAATTCAATACTTTTCCTGAATTATATAACGATGGATCTTTATTTTGCGACCATCAGCTTTATTCAGGATCTGGGTTATAAGGCCTCGGATGTTTCGGAGGAATTCGAGGATATCAATGCGGCAATAAAAAGCATCAATAATTATAAAGATGCTCAGGCATATCTGGAACGTGGACTTGAAGGGGCAATTGCTCTGCGTGACAGTAATTCAGTTAAGAAATACAGCGTGATACTTAAAAAAGTCATGGCTTATATTGATGAGAATTATGACAAGGATGATATCTCACTTAATACTGTGGCATCCATAGCTAATATCAGTCCGAATCATTTCTCCACCATCTTTTCATCAGAAGTAGGGGTTACTTTTATAGAGTATCTGATAAATAAAAGAATGGAGCATGCAAGAGAGCTTTTGATGACTACTAACATGAGGAGTTCTGAAATTGCATATAAGGTCGGATACAAGGATCCGCATTATTTCAGTTACATGTTTAAGAAGACTCAGGGGATGACTACCCGTGAGTACAGGGCAAGAGGGAAGTAA
- a CDS encoding DUF362 domain-containing protein, which produces MAGSKVYFTDFRTTIGTSLTVKLQRLIKKAGIESIDMEKKFVAIKMHFGELGNLSYLRPNYAKAVADVVKEQGGLPFLTDCNTLYPGSRKHALEHLDCANINGFNTITTGCQIIIGDGLRGTDDIAVPVPTAEFCKEAYIGRAIMDADVFISLTHFKGHEATGFGGALKNIGMGCGSRAGKMQQHKSGHPEVIEELCRNCGRCAKECGSDAIKYINNKAHIDQELCKGCGRCIGACVFDAIVNRNEDANEMLGRKMAEYAAAVCMGRPCFHISLVRDISPNCDCHGENDTPILPDIGIFASFDPVALDRACADACLKASPMPNSQLSDNLASPGWHHHHDHFFDSNPNIRWKETLEQAEKVGLGTQEYELIKM; this is translated from the coding sequence ATGGCTGGCTCAAAAGTTTATTTTACCGATTTCAGGACAACTATCGGTACATCACTCACTGTTAAGCTTCAAAGACTTATAAAAAAAGCAGGAATTGAAAGCATTGATATGGAGAAAAAATTCGTTGCCATAAAAATGCATTTCGGGGAACTTGGAAACTTATCTTATTTAAGACCTAATTATGCAAAAGCTGTTGCAGATGTCGTAAAAGAACAGGGAGGACTTCCGTTCCTCACCGATTGTAATACACTTTATCCGGGCTCAAGAAAACATGCTCTTGAGCATCTGGACTGTGCAAATATCAACGGATTCAACACGATAACAACAGGATGTCAGATAATAATCGGCGACGGTCTCAGAGGAACAGATGATATCGCTGTTCCGGTCCCGACAGCAGAATTCTGTAAAGAAGCCTATATTGGAAGGGCTATTATGGATGCTGATGTATTTATTTCACTCACTCATTTCAAGGGACATGAAGCCACAGGCTTTGGCGGAGCTCTAAAAAATATAGGAATGGGCTGCGGAAGCCGTGCCGGAAAGATGCAGCAGCACAAAAGCGGGCATCCGGAAGTTATCGAAGAACTTTGCCGAAATTGCGGACGATGTGCAAAAGAATGCGGATCTGATGCAATAAAATACATCAATAACAAAGCCCATATCGATCAGGAGCTGTGTAAAGGCTGTGGTCGATGTATAGGTGCCTGTGTCTTTGACGCAATAGTTAACAGAAATGAAGACGCCAATGAAATGTTGGGAAGAAAGATGGCTGAATACGCAGCCGCTGTATGCATGGGAAGACCATGTTTCCACATAAGTCTTGTCAGAGACATCTCTCCTAACTGCGACTGTCATGGCGAAAATGATACTCCTATCCTTCCGGATATCGGAATTTTTGCTTCTTTTGACCCCGTAGCTCTCGACCGTGCATGTGCTGATGCCTGCCTTAAAGCAAGCCCCATGCCGAACAGTCAGCTTTCGGATAATCTTGCAAGCCCCGGATGGCATCATCATCACGACCACTTCTTCGATTCCAACCCGAATATCCGTTGGAAGGAAACCTTAGAACAGGCAGAAAAAGTCGGTCTCGGCACACAAGAATATGAATTGATCAAAATGTAA
- a CDS encoding PHP domain-containing protein, whose translation MHTKYSDGTDSEYELIERLRKEGIKYFSVTDHDTIEGAMAVKKIVPDDMVYIPGIEFSCRTTDNGKVHILGYNCNEKDWDFRMAISEGHFMRIEKLEKRLDHLKKDHGIVFSEEEYDYLRSLTSTGKPHIAKLLIKHGYATDKKEAIENYIDDKKDPNDVTSTRIPSDDAVSGILMSGGVPVWAHPLGGINERHLTADEFDSRLKLLIGEGIKGLECWYSLYQKEEIEFLLDRAKKNGLFVSGGSDYHGRNKKVIPGELNAFGETVYKDALTVTELFNR comes from the coding sequence ATGCATACAAAATATTCCGACGGAACGGACTCGGAATATGAACTTATTGAACGTTTGAGAAAAGAAGGGATAAAGTATTTTTCTGTAACTGATCACGATACTATAGAAGGAGCAATGGCTGTTAAAAAGATCGTCCCCGATGATATGGTCTACATACCGGGAATCGAATTTTCCTGCAGAACTACTGACAATGGCAAGGTTCATATTTTAGGTTATAATTGTAATGAAAAAGACTGGGATTTTCGAATGGCCATAAGTGAGGGTCATTTCATGAGAATAGAAAAGCTGGAAAAAAGACTTGATCATCTGAAAAAAGATCATGGAATAGTATTTTCTGAAGAGGAATATGACTATCTCAGGTCACTTACGAGTACAGGTAAGCCTCATATTGCAAAGCTTCTCATAAAACATGGTTATGCAACGGATAAAAAGGAAGCTATAGAAAATTATATAGATGATAAAAAGGATCCCAATGACGTTACAAGCACGAGAATTCCATCTGATGATGCAGTTTCGGGTATCCTTATGTCAGGCGGAGTTCCTGTCTGGGCACATCCGCTTGGAGGTATTAATGAAAGACATCTTACGGCAGATGAATTTGACAGCAGATTGAAACTTTTGATAGGAGAGGGTATTAAAGGACTTGAATGCTGGTATTCACTATATCAAAAAGAAGAGATAGAGTTCCTTTTGGACAGGGCAAAGAAAAATGGGCTCTTTGTAAGCGGCGGGAGTGATTATCATGGGAGAAATAAAAAGGTAATACCGGGAGAACTCAATGCTTTCGGTGAAACCGTCTATAAAGATGCACTTACAGTAACAGAACTTTTTAATAGATAA
- a CDS encoding SPFH domain-containing protein, whose translation MGLIKAITGAAGGVMADQWKEYFYCDSLDVDTMVVKGHKRTSGRSSNTKGVDNIITNGSVIAVADGQCMIIVDQGKVAEICAEPGEFTYDSSTEPTIFSGNLGENILETFKNIGKRFTFGGQAPKDQRIYYFNTKELTGNKYGTANPVPFRVVDNNIGLDVDISVKCFGEYSFRIMNPILFYTNVCGNVEEDYTRDKLDGQLRSELLTALQPTFARISEMGIRYSSLPGHTGEMADILNEELSKKWRDLRGIEIVSFGVSSVKASEEDEKMIKELQRNATFRNPNMAAAQLVGAQAQAMQDAAKNTSAGGAMFGFAGMNMASQAGGMNAQQLFQMGQQQQAQQPQMQQSQMQQSAPAAGTWTCPVCHKPVSGNFCPDCGGKKPEPAGSWKCTKCGTENSGKFCQNCGEKKPAGVPQYKCDKCGWVPADPTNPPKFCPECGDPFGDEDIV comes from the coding sequence ATGGGATTAATTAAAGCAATTACAGGTGCAGCCGGCGGAGTAATGGCAGATCAGTGGAAAGAGTATTTCTACTGTGATTCCTTGGACGTTGATACTATGGTCGTAAAAGGTCATAAAAGAACCAGCGGACGCTCCTCCAATACAAAAGGCGTAGATAATATCATTACAAACGGTTCCGTTATCGCTGTAGCAGACGGACAGTGTATGATCATCGTAGATCAGGGTAAAGTTGCCGAAATCTGTGCAGAACCCGGAGAGTTCACCTATGATTCATCTACCGAGCCCACAATTTTCAGCGGCAATCTCGGTGAAAACATATTGGAAACCTTCAAAAACATCGGAAAACGTTTCACTTTCGGCGGTCAGGCTCCCAAAGACCAGAGAATTTACTATTTCAATACCAAAGAGCTTACCGGAAATAAATACGGCACAGCCAATCCGGTTCCTTTCCGTGTAGTTGACAACAATATCGGTCTTGATGTCGATATCTCCGTTAAATGCTTCGGAGAATACAGCTTCCGTATCATGAACCCTATACTTTTCTATACCAATGTATGTGGAAATGTTGAAGAGGATTATACAAGAGATAAACTTGATGGTCAGTTAAGAAGCGAACTCCTGACAGCACTTCAGCCCACATTTGCAAGAATTTCAGAAATGGGCATCCGCTACTCTTCTCTTCCCGGACACACCGGTGAAATGGCAGATATCCTGAATGAAGAGCTCTCCAAAAAATGGCGTGATCTTCGCGGTATCGAAATAGTTTCTTTCGGTGTATCTTCAGTAAAAGCTTCTGAAGAAGACGAGAAGATGATCAAGGAACTTCAGAGAAATGCAACCTTCAGAAATCCCAACATGGCTGCTGCACAGCTCGTAGGCGCACAGGCACAGGCTATGCAGGATGCTGCTAAAAATACAAGTGCAGGTGGTGCAATGTTTGGTTTCGCAGGCATGAACATGGCTTCACAGGCAGGAGGCATGAATGCCCAACAGCTCTTCCAGATGGGTCAGCAGCAACAGGCACAGCAGCCCCAGATGCAGCAGTCTCAGATGCAGCAGTCAGCTCCTGCAGCAGGTACATGGACATGCCCTGTTTGTCATAAACCTGTTAGTGGTAACTTCTGCCCTGACTGCGGCGGCAAGAAACCCGAACCTGCAGGTAGCTGGAAATGCACAAAATGCGGCACAGAGAATTCAGGCAAATTCTGCCAGAACTGCGGAGAAAAGAAACCTGCCGGAGTTCCACAGTATAAGTGTGACAAATGTGGATGGGTTCCTGCCGATCCCACTAATCCGCCTAAATTCTGTCCTGAGTGCGGCGATCCTTTCGGCGATGAGGATATCGTTTGA
- a CDS encoding malic enzyme-like NAD(P)-binding protein gives MDYAKESLRLHYDWKGKYEIKLRAQVDSSEALSLAYTPGVAQPCLEIQKDINKSYELTRRWNTVAVVTDGTAVLGLGDIGPEAGMPVMEGKCVLFKAFGDVDAIPLCVKSKDVDEIVKTVALLSGSFGGVNLEDISAPRCFEIEKKLKECTDIPIFHDDQHGTAVISLAGLTNALKVVGKKMEDIKIVTSGAGAAGIAIIKLLIARGLKNVIMTDRKGAIYEGREGLNPIKEEMAKITNRNHEKGSLEEVIKGADVFIGVSAPGTLTQDMVRSMAKDPIIFACANPTPEIMPDEAKAAGAAVVSTGRSDFPNQVNNVLCFPGIFRGALDVRASDINDEMKIAAAEAIASLVSDEELSADYILPKAFDPRVKDAVAAATAEAARRSGVARI, from the coding sequence ATGGATTACGCAAAAGAATCATTGAGGCTTCATTATGACTGGAAGGGCAAGTATGAGATAAAACTCAGAGCACAGGTTGACAGTTCTGAGGCACTGAGTCTTGCATATACACCCGGAGTTGCTCAGCCCTGCCTTGAAATCCAGAAGGATATCAATAAGAGCTATGAACTTACCAGAAGATGGAATACAGTTGCGGTAGTGACCGACGGAACAGCAGTACTCGGACTTGGCGATATAGGTCCTGAGGCAGGAATGCCCGTAATGGAAGGTAAATGTGTTCTTTTTAAGGCATTTGGAGATGTTGATGCGATCCCGCTCTGTGTAAAGTCAAAGGATGTAGATGAAATAGTTAAGACGGTAGCTCTTCTTTCAGGTTCTTTTGGAGGAGTAAATCTTGAGGATATTTCCGCACCCAGATGTTTTGAGATAGAGAAAAAATTAAAAGAGTGTACTGATATTCCGATCTTCCATGATGACCAGCACGGAACAGCAGTTATTTCACTGGCAGGTCTTACAAATGCACTCAAGGTGGTCGGAAAGAAGATGGAGGATATAAAGATAGTAACGAGCGGAGCAGGAGCTGCCGGCATTGCTATCATAAAACTCCTTATTGCACGTGGACTTAAGAATGTCATCATGACTGACCGCAAAGGTGCGATCTATGAAGGACGTGAAGGTCTTAACCCGATCAAAGAGGAAATGGCTAAGATCACAAACAGAAATCATGAAAAGGGAAGCCTTGAGGAGGTTATAAAGGGCGCCGATGTATTTATCGGTGTTTCTGCACCGGGTACTCTTACCCAGGATATGGTACGTTCAATGGCAAAGGATCCTATAATTTTTGCCTGTGCTAATCCTACACCGGAAATCATGCCGGATGAGGCAAAGGCAGCAGGAGCTGCAGTTGTGTCTACAGGAAGAAGTGATTTCCCCAATCAGGTAAATAACGTTCTCTGTTTTCCGGGTATCTTCAGAGGTGCGCTTGATGTAAGGGCATCAGATATAAATGATGAGATGAAGATTGCGGCTGCGGAAGCAATTGCAAGTCTTGTTTCGGATGAAGAGCTCAGTGCTGATTATATCCTTCCAAAGGCATTTGATCCGAGGGTAAAGGACGCAGTTGCGGCAGCAACGGCTGAAGCAGCCAGAAGAAGTGGCGTAGCAAGGATTTAA
- a CDS encoding class I SAM-dependent methyltransferase, protein MVDISYDKLLRIKTTGRDDTNADRYHFPYEPTPYPVLERLANSGYLKKANTLIDYGCGKGRVDFFLSYQTRCRSIGIEYDRRIFETVRSNTLTAASSGRCSFFCENAEDFALPPEADRFYFFNPFSVELLGKVLKRVRESFYDAPRELYFFFYYPSNEYISFLLDFNDLELVDEINCGDLFEGENPREKIMIFQMK, encoded by the coding sequence ATGGTTGATATAAGTTACGATAAATTATTAAGGATAAAGACAACGGGAAGGGATGATACAAATGCAGACAGGTATCATTTCCCTTATGAGCCTACACCTTATCCGGTACTTGAAAGGCTTGCCAACAGCGGTTATCTGAAAAAGGCTAATACCCTTATAGATTATGGTTGCGGAAAGGGAAGAGTTGATTTTTTCCTTTCTTATCAGACACGCTGCAGGTCTATAGGGATAGAATATGACAGGCGTATTTTTGAAACTGTGAGATCAAATACTCTTACAGCTGCATCTTCCGGGAGATGCAGCTTTTTCTGCGAAAATGCAGAGGATTTTGCACTTCCTCCCGAAGCAGACAGGTTTTATTTTTTTAATCCTTTTTCTGTAGAACTTTTGGGGAAGGTTCTTAAAAGGGTGAGAGAGTCTTTTTATGATGCTCCGAGGGAACTTTATTTCTTTTTTTACTATCCGTCTAACGAATATATTTCTTTCCTGCTGGATTTTAATGATCTGGAGTTAGTGGATGAGATCAACTGCGGAGATCTTTTCGAGGGTGAAAATCCCAGGGAAAAAATAATGATTTTCCAAATGAAATGA
- the tnpA gene encoding IS200/IS605 family transposase, with protein sequence MNNEYKHTKTTVSLLNYHLVFCPRYRRKIFNIPGIEERFKALTRQECESHNIDILAMECHIDHVHMFISAYPQQSIPNIVKQIKGATSHKLREEFPELKKMPSLWTRSYFVSTAGNVSSKTIEWYINTQKTRD encoded by the coding sequence ATGAACAACGAGTATAAACATACAAAAACGACAGTATCACTGTTAAATTATCATTTAGTGTTTTGTCCACGATATCGTAGAAAGATATTTAATATTCCGGGAATAGAAGAACGTTTTAAGGCGTTAACAAGACAGGAATGTGAATCACATAATATAGATATTCTCGCAATGGAATGCCATATCGATCATGTTCATATGTTTATAAGTGCTTATCCACAGCAAAGTATCCCCAATATAGTAAAACAGATAAAAGGTGCTACTTCACATAAACTTCGTGAAGAATTTCCGGAACTAAAGAAGATGCCTTCTTTATGGACACGCTCATATTTTGTAAGCACTGCCGGGAATGTTAGTTCCAAAACCATTGAATGGTATATCAATACTCAAAAAACGAGGGATTAA
- a CDS encoding alpha/beta hydrolase, translated as MSIRGKIAIELIKLLGFKKIFELPTDELLEKAREMNAKRGFNSFKLDKRCHDELILNMYHCVRIMPKSGKSDSAVMYIFGGGNLVDCDKDDLKFAKKLADSKNIEVWLPCYPLVLDNSVMEIVRMINAVYVKMLEYYDHDKISILGFSSGGAQSLILPEYINDTKSGLPMPHQIIAVSPGSCTRTEGVYERALELEKKDVMIPASFLDIADKLMTRFGDQVPDYAVCSERGELTGVPMIHFIYGSDETLYSIAPEYEKACKKYNVPYTMTVKPGMFHCYPMLQFYPEGKEGFNEILSYL; from the coding sequence ATGAGTATACGAGGAAAAATTGCTATTGAACTTATTAAGTTATTAGGCTTCAAAAAAATATTCGAACTGCCTACAGATGAGCTTTTGGAAAAAGCAAGGGAAATGAACGCCAAAAGAGGTTTCAACTCATTCAAGCTTGATAAAAGATGTCATGATGAACTCATCCTAAATATGTATCATTGTGTACGCATAATGCCTAAATCCGGGAAGTCCGATTCGGCAGTCATGTATATTTTCGGAGGCGGAAATCTTGTGGACTGTGATAAGGATGATCTCAAATTTGCAAAAAAACTTGCAGATTCAAAAAATATCGAAGTCTGGCTTCCCTGCTACCCGCTTGTCCTGGATAACAGCGTCATGGAAATCGTACGGATGATAAATGCTGTCTATGTTAAAATGCTTGAATATTATGATCACGATAAAATCTCAATTCTCGGATTCTCCTCCGGAGGTGCCCAGTCACTTATCCTTCCCGAATATATAAATGATACAAAATCAGGCCTTCCCATGCCCCACCAGATAATCGCTGTTTCTCCCGGAAGCTGCACCAGGACAGAAGGTGTCTACGAGCGTGCTCTTGAGCTTGAAAAAAAAGATGTTATGATCCCAGCTTCATTTTTAGATATTGCTGATAAACTCATGACAAGATTCGGCGATCAGGTTCCGGACTACGCAGTTTGTTCTGAAAGAGGTGAACTGACAGGTGTTCCAATGATCCACTTTATTTACGGAAGTGATGAAACCCTCTATTCTATCGCTCCTGAATATGAAAAAGCCTGCAAAAAATACAATGTTCCCTATACAATGACTGTAAAACCCGGTATGTTTCACTGCTATCCCATGCTGCAATTTTATCCGGAAGGAAAAGAAGGATTTAACGAAATACTCTCCTATTTATGA